Part of the bacterium genome, CCGTGGCCCAGCAACTCGGAGGTCTGGCTACCGGTAACGTGCCAGTCGAAGCTGCCTGACGGGCCGGCCGTTGAGCCCAGATAGAGGTAGGCGGCTCCGGTGTCGCTGGCCGGGATGTCAGAGAAGATCGCACCTACGACCAAATCGCCGAATCCGTCGCCGTTGACGTCGCCGGCGTCACCGACGGGAAAACCGAAGAACGCGCCGGGTTGGTCGATCTCTGCAGTCCAGGTGGGCAGGGCCGAGAGTCCTGCGGCCGATCCTGAGTAGAGGAACACCCGCCCCTCGTCCATCTGCCCGTTGCTGAATCGCGGTGCTCCGATGACGAGGTCGTCATAGCCGTCCGCATCGACGTCCGTCGTCGCGACGGAGTTGCCGAACTGGGCGAACGCCTGATCGGATTCGGCGCTCCAGTTCGGCATCGGCCCCGGACCGGTGGGGGAGCCGTGGAAGACGAACACCGCACCCTCATCCGTCTGGCCGCCGTCAAAAAAATACGCCCCAACGGCCAGGTCCCCGTGACCGTCGCCGTTGAAGTCACCTGCGGCTACTCGATGCCCGAAATTCGCCGAGGCCTGATCGCCCTGAAACGTCCAGCCGGGAGTCTGCGCGAGTCCCGATGCGCCGCCGTAGTAGAGCGCGACACGGCCCTCATCACTCTCGCCGTCCGAGAATCCGTCGGAGCCGATCAGCGCATCCAGGAATCCGTCTCCGTTGACGTCGCCTGCGCTCGTCGCCGAGATCCCGAAGTTGGAGTCCGTCTGATCGCCTGTGACCGTCCAGCCGGGCATCGAGTCGACGCCAGTAGCCACGGCCGGTTGGGGCGCAAGAATAGCGACCAGCGCCGCCGCAAGGGCCAAGGATGCAAGGCGAGCAACGCGTTCGTTTGCATCGGCCGGCTGATGAATCATCTTGATCATATCGAACGTCAGATCTACGTCGTTCCGTGAGCGAATGCCAGCCATCCTCGGATTCCGGGTGGGAAACGCCGGATCCGGGTCCGGCGAGACGTGCTTGAGTGGGGTAGAATCTGCCGATGCATCGGACGAGATTGGCGGCGCTGCTTTTTCTCCTATCGGGTTTTTCCGCCCTGGTCTATCAGGTGATCTGGCAGCGCATCCTGGGCATCTTCTCGGGTGTGCATATCTACTCGATCACCATGATCGTGACCGCCTTCATGACCGGTCTGGGTGTGGGCAGTCTGCTCGGTGGTCGTCTTGCCGACCGACTGACGCGCTACCGCGCCGTGATGGGATTCGCCGCCTGCGAGATCGGAATCGGACTGTTCGCACTGTGCAGCGTCTGGCTCTACTACGACGTGGCCTACGTGAAGCTCGGTTTCCTCGTGCGCTACCGGCTCGCTTTACCTTTGGTGCACTTCGGACTGCTGTTGATTCCGACGTTGCTGATGGGCGCGTCCCTACCTCTCTTGTGCCGAGGCCTGGTTCGAGGCACGGCGGGCGCGGCGCGGACCATCGGCTTGCTCTACGGCTTCAACACCGTCGGCGCGGCGCTCGGGGCCTTCAACGCAATCTGGTGGATGATCGGCGGCTTCGGATTCGTCGGAACGATCCGGATCGCGGCAGCGCTGAATTTCGTCGCCGCGGCCGGAGTGTTCTGGATCGCCCGCGGGCTATCAGCGGCACCTGGCGGTGCGAACGATGCCGCGGAAACGGCGTCGCCCGAGACAGCGCCGGCTACGACGACGCGGCAGTTCGGTGTCGGCGGTTGGGCCGCGTTGTATTGGCTCAGCGGATTCATTGCCCTGTCTCTCGAGATCCTCTGGTTTCGCATTCTGGACGTCAGCATCAAGCAGAGTCCGTACACCTTCGGACATCTGCTGGGCGTGTTTCTGATCTTTCTCGGGTTAGGCGGGGTCGTCGGCGCGTTTACCGTCGATCGATCCAGGCATCCCGGCCGAACGTTCCTGTGGGGACAATGGCTGATCTCGGTCTCTGCGGGACTGGCTCTGCTTGCGCTGTGCCGGTTTTCACCTCGAGCCTGGCCGTTGGCGGGCTTGTTCGAGTTCTGGCACTCGGATATGGGCATCGTGATGGACGAGCTGCGTAAGGCACTCCATGGCGAAAACGGCGAGGAAGGGCGCCGATTGGTCGGTCAGGCGATTCAGGTCTACGGGTTGTTGCCGTTGGCGCTGATTGCATTGCCCACGTTCCTCATGGGCTGGACCTACGCGTTCGTCCAGCGTGCGGTGCAAACCGACCCCAAACAGATCGGCTGGCGCGTCGGGCTGATTCAGACCGCGAACATCGTCGGATCGATCATGGGGAGTTTGATTACAGGCGCTTTCCTGTTGAGTGCGCTGGGAACGCCGCGTACCCTGCAATTGCTGCTCGTGCTGGGGAGCGTCTTCGGCTGTCTTGCTGTGTTCCACAGCCTGGAACGGCGCCGGGTGCCGGCCTTGATCGCCGTGCTGGCCGTTTCGTTGGCGCTCGCTTCCGGAATTCCGAATCACAATCGATTCTGGGCGCGTTTCCACGGCTCGGCGGACGACCAGGTGGTCGTTTCCGAGGACGCCTCGAGCACCGTCGTGCTCCAGAGTGTTGATCGACCACCTGTACCGCACTACGCGGTGATGCGCGTCAACGGCGCAGGGCATAGCGTCGTGCCGTTCGGCGGGCCGCACACGATTCTGGGCCTGCTTCCGGCGTTGATCCATCGTGACCCGAAATCGGTCCTGTTGATCGGTCTCGGCGCGGGCA contains:
- a CDS encoding spermidine synthase, yielding MHRTRLAALLFLLSGFSALVYQVIWQRILGIFSGVHIYSITMIVTAFMTGLGVGSLLGGRLADRLTRYRAVMGFAACEIGIGLFALCSVWLYYDVAYVKLGFLVRYRLALPLVHFGLLLIPTLLMGASLPLLCRGLVRGTAGAARTIGLLYGFNTVGAALGAFNAIWWMIGGFGFVGTIRIAAALNFVAAAGVFWIARGLSAAPGGANDAAETASPETAPATTTRQFGVGGWAALYWLSGFIALSLEILWFRILDVSIKQSPYTFGHLLGVFLIFLGLGGVVGAFTVDRSRHPGRTFLWGQWLISVSAGLALLALCRFSPRAWPLAGLFEFWHSDMGIVMDELRKALHGENGEEGRRLVGQAIQVYGLLPLALIALPTFLMGWTYAFVQRAVQTDPKQIGWRVGLIQTANIVGSIMGSLITGAFLLSALGTPRTLQLLLVLGSVFGCLAVFHSLERRRVPALIAVLAVSLALASGIPNHNRFWARFHGSADDQVVVSEDASSTVVLQSVDRPPVPHYAVMRVNGAGHSVVPFGGPHTILGLLPALIHRDPKSVLLIGLGAGNTPWAAAAPSSIELVEVYEIAKPELDVMKLHENRWFEVPEFDQLHNDDRLKLHFSDGRLAMRLSDQKYDLIEIDALEAYMAYSGNLYSREFFELARDRLEPGGLFVTYAPTSRTRRTVVSAFPHVLSLNFPGYLHCMLGSNAPIAFDRAAALQRLADPRIQAWFGPSARRSNVDLQRYIAQAEAIVIGPHNRDTHIDGDVNTDLFPRDEFDKSVPLEGD